One genomic region from Mangifera indica cultivar Alphonso chromosome 17, CATAS_Mindica_2.1, whole genome shotgun sequence encodes:
- the LOC123200617 gene encoding adagio protein 1 yields the protein MEWDSNSDQSEDEDEEFILNDDEDDKPAGPLPFPVENLFQTAPCGFVVTDALEPDHPIIYVNSVFETVTGYRAEEVLGRNCRFLQCRGPFAKRRHPLVDSTVVSEIRRCLEEGIEFQGELLNFRKDGSPLMNRLRLTPIYEDDDTITHVIGIQFFTEANVDLGPVSGYSLKESGKASDRFRPAFPTSHSVPVGNRNVSRGVCGILQLSDEVLSVKILSRLTPRDIASVGSVCRRLYELTENEDLWRMVCQNAWGSETTRVLETVPGAKRLGWGRLARELTTLEAAAWKKLTVGGAVEPSRCNFSACAVGNRVVLFGGEGVNMQPMNDTFVLDLNSSKPEWQHVQVSSPPPGRWGHTLSCVNGSNLVVFGGCGRQGLLNDVFVLDLDAQPPTWREISGLAPPLPRSWHSSCTLDGTKLIVSGGCADSGVLLSDTFLLDLSMEKPVWREIPAAWTPPSRLGHTLSVYGGRKILMFGGLAKSGPLRFRSSDVFTMDLSEEEPCWRSVTGSGMPGAGNPGGVAPPPRLDHVAVSLPGGRVLIFGGSVAGLHSATQLYLLDPTDEKPTWRLLNVPGRPPRFAWGHSTCVVGGTRTIVLGGQTGEEWMLSELHELSLVSSII from the exons ATGGAGTGGGATAGTAATTCCGATCAGAgtgaggatgaggatgaggagTTCATTCTTAATGACGACGAAGACGATAAGCCCGCTGGGCCCCTCCCTTTCCCCGTTGAAAATTTGTTTCAAACGGCACCTTGTGGGTTCGTTGTCACCGATGCACTTGAGCCTGACCACCCCATTATTTATGTCAATTCTGTGTTCGAGACCGTTACTGGGTATCGTGCCGAGGAGGTTCTGGGTCGAAATTG CCGTTTCTTGCAATGCAGAGGGCCATTTGCTAAGAGAAGACATCCCTTGGTAGATTCAACAGTTGTTTCAGAAATTAGGAGATGCCTTGAGGAGGGTATTGAATTCCAAGGTGAGTTGTTGAACTTCCGGAAAGATGGATCTCCTCTGATGAACAGATTGCGGCTGACTCCTATATATGAAGATGATGATACAATAACTCATGTTATTGGAATCCAGTTCTTCACAGAAGCAAATGTTGATCTGGGACCAGTTTCTGGTTATTCTCTGAAGGAGTCTGGAAAAGCTTCTGATCGGTTTCGTCCTGCTTTTCCAACTTCGCATTCTGTCCCAGTTGGAAACCGAAATGTTTCTCGTGGAGTTTGTGGGATATTGCAATTGAGTGATGAGGTGCTGTCTGTTAAGATACTTTCACGGTTGACTCCAAGAGATATTGCATCTGTTGGTTCTGTCTGTAGACGACTTTATGAGCTGACTGAAAATGAGGACCTTTGGAGAATGGTCTGCCAGAATGCCTGGGGTAGTGAAACAACTCGTGTTTTAGAGACTGTGCCTGGTGCAAAGAGACTAGGCTGGGGTCGGCTGGCAAGGGAGTTGACTACTCTTGAAGCTGCAGCATGGAAGAAGCTAACAGTTGGAGGTGCTGTTGAACCCTCACGGTGCAACTTTAGTGCCTGTGCAGTTGGGAATCGGGTTGTTCTCTTTGGTGGGGAAGGGGTCAATATGCAACCAATGAATGACACTTTTGTATTGGACCTGAATTCTAGTAAACCGGAATGGCAACATGTCCAAGTTAGCTCTCCTCCTCCTGGCCGATGGGGTCATACTCTTTCATGTGTAAATGGGTCTAATTTGGTGGTATTTGGAGGCTGTGGAAGGCAAGGCTTACTCAATGatgtttttgttttggatttggaTGCCCAGCCTCCAACTTGGCGTGAAATCTCTGGATTGGCACCTCCACTTCCGAGATCATGGCATAGCTCCTGCACTCTTGATGGCACCAAATTGATAGTTTCTGGTGGTTGTGCAGACTCTGGGGTACTTTTAAGTGACACATTTCTTCTTGATCTGTCAATGGAGAAACCTGTTTGGAGAGAGATACCTGCAGCCTGGACTCCCCCTTCTCGGTTGGGCCATACATTGTCAGTTTATGGTGGTAGGAAAATATTAATGTTTGGGGGTTTAGCCAAGAGTGGCCCCCTGCGGTTTCGTTCTAGTGATGTCTTCACAATGGATCTTAGCGAGGAAGAACCCTGTTGGAGATCTGTAACTGGCAGTGGAATGCCTGGTGCTGGAAACCCTGGTGGTGTAGCACCTCCCCCTAGGCTCGACCACGTGGCTGTGAGCCTCCCAGGTGGGAGAGTTCTTATCTTTGGTGGGTCAGTAGCTGGGCTGCACTCTGCGACTCAACTTTATCTTCTGGACCCTACCGATGAAAAGCCTACATGGAGATTATTGAATGTACCTGGGCGACCTCCAAGATTTGCATGGGGACACAGTACTTGTGTTGTAGGCGGCACAAGAACTATAGTCCTAGGTGGCCAAACAGGAGAAGAATGGATGTTAAGTGAGCTTCATGAGCTATCATTAGTAAGTTCTATCATCTGA